The Ptychodera flava strain L36383 chromosome 7, AS_Pfla_20210202, whole genome shotgun sequence DNA window TTTGCCATAACATTGCATCgtaaattaattttgtttctcCTCGTTGATGGAGACTTGGCTAAGTCACTTTAAAACCTTGGGACGAAAGATTCGTTTTGGTTTCTGtagtatttcagtgaaatcgcCCACAATCGTTACAgcaaaacatgtctgagttttcGATCACCCAGCGGACAGATTCATGCTGACTGTCGATGACTGGAAATTAATCCGCGCTTAACATTACCCTAGGCAGTATTTCAAGGCAATTTTACCTGTAAACTTGAAATTATCGACAAACGTTTATCAGAATGCTGACTATTTTAGTGGGAAAGGCAATCCTGATGTTGTCTCTCATGAACAAAGTTAATAACCCTGCGGACAAATTCGAACATTTTCGAATCATATGGTCCGCTCTCGGATGGAAGAGAGGAAACCCATGGTAGCTGTCAGTGAACCAATTACCCACTTTTGTTCAATGGAACCGTGTTGCCAGCTTCAATACTATCAGCTAATGAGCGATCTCAAGGTACTGGTAGGCATGTAATCGAAGTGCAGCTTGCTCACTGCTCCGGTTCTTTAACGCGACTCATGAAATCTTCCACGATTTCTGTCCAAATTTCACAGTCTCttttctgtccaaatttcaCACTAGGCCAGAAAATTACCAGAAACCGATTCTATCTGAAGAATATCAACATGACCGGCAGCACGACATCAGGCGAgaagataaaattaaatgattTGGAGTACGACAGTCAGAGATATACCGGCACAAATTACAACGCATGCGCATGTCAGGATGAAGGTATGTTGCTTTCGACAATGCACACAAAGCTATAGCGTGATGAGTGCCCGCCAATAATCATGTTTCTATTTATTTCGGATTTCTAATTTTATTAGTGGATATGTGAAATTTAATCAGTGCAGTCATGCAATGACCTGTTACCCACAATGGGGTTTTCACACAGATTTCAGTTAGGATTTAAGGAGGTGTGGCTACATTTCGGTGTGTTCAGCTGATTTGAGGAACGCGGGGATGAGGACGAATGTATGGCAACTCGCTATCAATGAAACACGAGCGCAGATACTAGTATACGTAGTAATAGAATTTAAGGTGGTTCGTGCCTCGAAAATAAAAGACTTAAAGAAAGCTTAagctttgctcaaattttcctcaagcaaactcagccattttctttcaaaatcaagcatcGAAATCGAGGATCGccgtccaaattttggtaccagagaaacaaattacccagcattaccattatttgaaattcaaaatggtgacCATCCATCTGGTAtctctattgggaaaaaattgccGATTTCCACAAACCTGTGCCGGTAATTGTTTTAATCAACaaccttcaaaatgagccacccccacaagtggcaggCCAAAAGAATGTTGTAGAAATTGAAGAGTCTAAATATTTATTCCTTAGGTGCACCCTTCCCTTTAAAACAGTGATAAATAAGAACCGTGCATTCAGCGTCACCAGAACTGTCATCGATAAACCGACGCGGTAAATGCAATTTGAGCGGTGGAAACACCAACAACAGAACAAAAGCTTGATACCTGGTCGGTGACGAGTCGTTTCACACAAAAGTGTTCTTGGAAAAATCTTATGATGGACTCAAATTGCCAGCAGTTCTTTGAAGTAAATGAAGTGAGATCAAGTTGTAATGGTGCGACGACAGGACATCCCTTATTGGCTAGGAGAACTCCACCCTGAACTCTTGAACCGAAGGCCCCGAGATCAGACCGGGAAAAGATCTGACTTTTGTTCAGTGTCTGAAAATGTTATAATAGACTGTCATGATGTCATCTTTCAGACAATAAAGACGTATTTTGTGATATTACACTACCCATTGGCGTGTCGCATTGTCTATTGTTCGCGCAGTACACTTATTGTTTAAAATCTAAGTCAGAAAATCTTCGAATATGGAATTACAGAAATGTCACCATAATGCAACAAAAAGAAGGCCCACACGATGCGAAACAATAGTACCGAAATGTGTCTAGTTTTCATTTTCGAGAAGTAGTTTTCATAGAAAGGGAAAATTAGATTCCCAGATCTATCAGAGACCGGCATGATGTAGACAATTGCACTTGAACAATGCATACCGAAACAATGGCGGGAATTTGATTTGCCAGTCAGCATCACCCAAGCTTGACATACGGGCATTTCTTTGTCTAAACAGCAAGGCGGCACGTCGGATAATACAATGGCATcgatgttttaaaaaaaatggagAGGCCTCACACCATGATAAAATCGAATTAAGGTGTTATTTTATGCTGACAATGATATCATAACAAAAGGGTagataaaatttcatttatatttaaGCTTCAAAACCAACATTTAGATTGAGTGAATTTTAAAAGTGGTGCATGCAATCAGGAAACAGTTAATTAAATACAACAATGTTATGAGTATTAATAGTATTAATTAATCCTATGGCAGATCACCTCTTTATGAAGTCAGGCCATTACAAGTTGATACGACTTTCAATCCCGTCATTAACCATTTACAGGGTTTGTTTATTCACATTTTCACTGATTTTATCTTCTTTCTCGATCTACGTTTACAATAATCGGAAAATGCCATCGCGAACTGTCACCTCATTCTAGGAtggtgcaaatttcacaaattgttccattttttcaacagaaaaaTTGTTAGAGCTCTCTCCGGAGGAAGAAGAGAAATGGCGAAAGGGCGCTGTCCATATTTCCATAGCAACAATAGCTCTTCTGGCCGTTTTAGGAGTTGTGTTTGTAGGTAAGTCGTGTCCGTATACGTACATGAAAGTCAATGTTTTTGATGAAACGAGGGGCACTGTGTTGACATTTTTCGTTGACCTTTTTTGGCAAGGGAATTATTTAGAactgtgatgacgtcataatgtTTTCTGAAAGAAATGTACATCCATGTAGAAGAGCTAGGTAATGTGCGCCACGTGTCTGCCATGAAACACAAACCTCTTGTTGCATGTTACATTACATTCATAGACTATAAAATCAACACCGTGAAACCATGAACTTAATTCAACAGTAGAGTTGTGGTCTAACCACAGGGAGAAGCGCAATGTCCTTGTGTCCTTTACACGCAAATTGCAACCTCTGCTCATTTGACCCACGGTGCCTCTATGTAGAAACCgtgcttgaccacacaatgctGTTAGTCCATAATAATCTTCTAACCATATATGGTGTTGATCTTATCAGGGGATAAAAATCTGTTGATTAACATCTCGCGATGTACTAATGAGGAGAGTTGTATATCGCGAGATGCTGGCGGACTGATTAAATCCTCTGATAAGGTCAAAACGGTAGGAAATTATTACAGATATCATCCAAAGGCTGTAAGGATTCTGTGCTGTACCCTGTGGTGCAACAATAAGGCGTGAAATATACTACACCCACGCCGTAAAAAAATAATCTACATAAACACCACCGCGAACGTCGATCAGACAATAGTAATTAATGCGGTGTCAAATGACGAATACTGTACCCGCACGGATGTGACGAAATCAGTTTGCCCTGTGCAATGAGTAACCTCAGTTTTTTGCTGGTAATTATTGCTTTGATAACagggtatttatttttatttggatGGTTAATCGACAAGTCAGTGAAATGTCACATGAATCAAACCCAAAACAATTTCCAAAGatatgttcatgttttgttttgaaaaccaAGGAAAACTCGGCGACAGTTTAATAGCCAGCAGCGTTTCACATTCTCCGCCTTTTAAATATCTTTCCCGCAAATTAATTTGGCATATGAATTTTTGATTCATGTAATAATAGTTGGATTTGTTATTCACTTCCCCAGTCTTATCCATTGCGACGAACAGCTCTGCGGCCCTTGGCTTGGCGGTAAGTCAGAATATAAGTTATCATTGTTCAGATACTGGCATGCAGGTAGAATTCACCTCGGCAACAGAcagtcagactctcaaattcttACAATGCTTTTCAGGTCTACCGTTTGTGTGGACCCCTTTTACGGCTCTAgaaataaatgaagttttcaccgtcCGACtttctgtaaatgaaaatatactTTTCCTGACGTCACAGAATTAACGGGaaggggcggccattttgaatttcaagtgtcagtaaATATTGAGTAAATTATTTTTCCAGTGACAAAACTATCGTAACCGCCATGAAAAAGGAGATGTAATGATTTGTTAATTAAGATTTGCGATTTTTGTGCGAGTCTTTCAGATAATTTGCTTGCACTGCAATTCATTGATTTCTGCTTGTAGGAGGTATTTCGAACTTCCGCGACCGTCTTTCTCAGTTTTTATCGGCCATGGCATATTTTCTTTCGGAGAGGTCATTTCAACTAAGCGAAATGTACAACCTGCTTCTGTACTTGAAGCGTGTCCCCTTTCCAGTCTTCGActtcaaccatagaccctagggcGTATGCTTCAAATCACAGACAGCACAACGAGTATTTGTTGTGTTGTTCTTGTTATGTAACTTTCTTTGAGCCAGAAACGAGAGCACACGATAGTTTATTGCAGTGATGATATCTATAGTATTGTCATTCTCAAACAGGGGGACATGGCCCTTGACTCTCTGACGTCAGTGGTTGTGTTGTGGAGGTTCTATAATCCCGACAACAAAGATGCTAAGGCCAAAGAACGCAGGTAAAGTGGCAACTTTAGTTTGCATTACATTTGAAACGTTTGACTGTTGACTTTCGAACTTGAACACCCTCTTGCCGGCTAGGCTCTGACGCAGCGCCATGAAACAGTCGGGGTCAAAGGTTACCTTAGTGAGGAGCGACTGGCACCGAGCATGTTGCTGGTAGCCTTCATTATGCAGGTATCTACAGTGCTGCGAAGAACGATAAAAGTTACCTTCCACTCCTAGTATCACGAAGCAACAATTTCGCATCATTTTCTAATGAAGGACCATGCATTACTTTAATTAAAGGGCAACGGAGACAGTCGGGCCTTCGAGCAAACTTTTGCCCCCCTTGACTGTCATGACCACGCGATAGAACTGAAATTTTGTTAAATGTATTTTTCCCAACAGAGCGATTTATATTCTCGGCGCTATGTTCATCATGTTCGGTGGAATTATTCTATTCAAAAGTGTGTTCGCCCTGATTGTCAAGAGTGAAACAACAGGGGTAAGTGTCCATATTATCCACAATCTCTGAAACAAAGAACTgacaatgagagagagagagagagagagagagagagagagagagagagagagagagagagagagagagagagagagagagagagaataacaCTATATACGATTTCCAGAGTGCATTAAAAATAAGATCATGCAAGTAGCCATAATATCCCTACCGGCATGCCGCACATTCTGAAGGCACGGGTATGTACTCTTCAGAGAAcgtttatatattttacattctgcagcattttattttcacatcGCAATAATAGATTTGCTGAATGATTTATGAAACGTCTGATAGTCAAAGTTCCATGTCCGCAATAACAGCGGGCGTAGTGAAGCTCATTTGCAAAGAAATAAAAGGGATAACGACTCTAAAGTTTGATATCAtgttgaggtagaatgcgcctcggggacagatattcggactctcaaacgttcGCAggattcttttggcctaccacttgtgggggctcatttcgaAACTTGTGGGGTAAATAtaattttcaccggcttatttttgtgaaaatcgggaattccCCCCACAGACAAACCATActaagggatggcggccattttgaatttcaaatcatatcGGTCAAtgctgggtaatttgtttccctatgAGCAACACAATTTGCACGTAGACTCCCCCGagtttcattcttgattttgaaagaggaaattaaaaaacagtttaagtctttcattttcgggGTGCGAACTACCTTGATTGTTACAGTGTACAAACAAATTCATTTCTCCTTCTTTCCCCAAAGTACGTTGACCCATAGTATTGGCGTTGCAACAAGGCGTATTACCTATTGTCTATAATAATATCACTGGCAATTGATTCTATACGGAGTAAAATTCCGTTGTTAACACTCGTCTAGACTGTTGTCACATATGCAATCGATAAAGGATTTCGTTGTGACTAGGTTACAGCAAGAAAGGACTGACTGAATGaagggatggatggattgatgggaTGGAAATATAGATGAATTAATTGATGAATGGATGACTGAATAGACGAATGGATTGATAAATGAATGAACCCAATTGAATGAATTTTCCCATCTCTTTCAGGAGGGTATCCTTAGCATTGTCAGTGGAATAGCTGCAGTTGTCATGACGTTCCTTGCAGGAGTGAAATTTGCCATCGCCAGAAAATTACACTCAAAAAGTATACTCAGTGATGGTAAGTATTATAGTCATGTAGCCGTGGTTACTTTCGGAGCTAATTTGTgaatagaccatgttccgaaccgcgcgagacattccgagatatcgcgagaatatgtggttcgaagaggacgtgttctcgcaacacagaacaaactgcgtaaaacaggacaagtcgctaattacgttaaacactgcataaaatatatgacgttgcaatctttgctcagttctgcactttttctagttccatacaaagtttgacttgtattactaagctggaaacctgtttctactggcatgtattaaagtctcgcgagatctcgcaatcagcggaacatcGTCTATTGTGACGATTAAGAAATCCTGTTGTGAGAAATGTTTCATATGTCCTCATTGCAAACATTTGGCGGTAAGATACCTCTTGCATCATGGTTCCATCTTTTATATTCATAAGGTATCCATAAAATTCAATAGTACACTTTTTAATGATGTAACGGGCCGCATATCcttatcatttgactgaaactAGCCCGGAATCACATTTTGAACTGCATATCAGTGATTCAAATACATGCAGTGACAGAAATCGTTTTTATCTTTGTAGATTTTCGTCTATCAAGGGATTTAAACCTATAACTGTCATTTGTAAATTATGCCAACATTTTTTAATATGTGAATGTGGGAGAGACATGTAATATGAAGATTGTAGCCCAAACACGGGATTATATACCAGCGACGCACGAGAGCATTTGCCTTGAGTCAGCAGGGCAAATTGCACCTTCCGCGTAGGAAACATAGTCCCTTGTTAGGGCTTGTAGCCTTGTTAGGCTACAATACATATGATGAGttaataattatattttcaataacaatattgatGCCAACAGGAGAACTATATATATCAGGACTCTGGCTTTTTTACAATGTAAAATCTCTCCCTGTGAACTTCACCATGTTGTATGTTTCGTCGATGTAACCAGGCATGCTTGTGTCTGTATCTCAGCTTTCAGTTCGGCGATGGGTGCCCTCATCAGCTATGGTATCGTCATCGGCACGCTGCTGAGCGCGTCATGCGACGTGTCGAACACGCTGATCGATTCTGTCACGGGTATAGTGGTTGCCGTCATGCTGGCTGTTTGGGGTGTTGGGTAAGTAAATTTGTCATTGCACGAGAAACAAAAGAGATTCTCATCTTTTCCCagttagtgcaagatgcgaggcaGATAAGTATTCATTTAAGCAAATTACATCagtgagcattgtttcggtatcaaaattttacattaacGATTCATGATCATTGTGGAATATTCATCTCACTGTGAGTTTTTTTCTGGTATCTAAAGTATCATACTAAATTGCTGAAAGAGATCAAATTGTACTCTCCTTTTCTGAACTTTGACCCAAAGCAATGGCCTTCAGGGAAAGTGATCACTGTCGTCTCATAGTTTTGCAAATATCGGTCTCTCATTCTGACTCTCATCAATTCACTCCCTTCTCCAATTtataattaaggtagtatgcgtctcgaaaatgaaagacttaaacttttgctcaaacttttctcagtgagtctaaccattctctttcaaaaccaaaaaataaaaatcgggaatCACCGGCCAAAttctggtactagagaaacagattattcaaaatttaccgatatttcaaattcaaaatggcccccgtccctgtgttaactcaatggagaaaaataaaattttcgattttcgaaaaactaagagtgtgaaaagttttcttacaccatgagctttaaaatgaatccccacaagtggtatatcagaaaagaattgtaaaagttagggagtccgaaaatctgtccccaaggcgcgttcgATTCATTCTACCTTGATCGCAGCAGCCCTCTAACGTTTCAGTTGAATAGCAAACAAACACTATTGGGATGTAATACATCTATTATATCAATTGCTCATCGTAATAATGCCAAACTTGAAGGAAGTTGGCTGCTCTTTGTCGTCAATATGTATAGTATCGTAAACAAACTTGGCACTGCTGATGTTGCTACTCTAGGAGCAGATCTCGTCGCCGAAGTCGTTTAAGTGGCATATCGCTGGCGGGCGTTGCCAGGTTATTGTACCCATGAGCTAGATGAAACTGTTGTATTCTATGGTCTCCCTTTGATCGAGATGTGTTTGACCCTTTTTTGACTCATTGGTGACGATAACGCATTCTCGTTGTACCCGTGTTTCTCTCTTTGCATCAAAGACTGGACCATTCCATGTCAAGGGAGAGGGGGTTGGTTGGTGGAGAACATGGGATCTCACAGCAACCTGTCTTCCTTACAGAATGACTTTTCGTTTCGAAATATTACAGTTGAGAGGGTTTTCCATGGGTAGTACACAATTTCGATCAATTGTCATCGACGCGGAACATGTCTGCCGACAGCAGACGAGTTAACAAGCGTCGGTAAATGTAGAGATACTTAAAATTAAATTAACAAAGGATCTTTTCAGATAATTGTTCAAGAAAGGTAAATTAAATCTGTACTTTTTCGATTTTCTTGCACTTATATCTTTACGTTTgcacgaaaaaaaaatgatacataTATCAATATTGCAACTATTTCTGCACCACATAATTCTGgacaaacaaaaaattgttttgatcaCACCCAATTATCCAGGAGAGAGCTGAATTTTTATTCGTTATAACCTGGAGAGGAACTACagattgaataaaatttcattcCTGCTACTGTCCTCGTAATTAGAGAACTTACCAATCTGTTTACCTATTCCTCTCCATACAGGATGATGTTCACGGAAGCGAGAAAGAAGTGAATTATACGCAGCGAACAATTTACATTTCCTAACCGATTAGGACATGGCAGTGCCGTGAGGAAAAACACCCCATGAAGCTATCCAGACTCGACCTTAGAACAGGCGCCATCTACGGACTCAATCTTCCCTTGTTGGACCGTTCGAAATTCTACCGGGTCTGTTACGCTCGACCTCGCCTTCCTGATAAATAATGATCCTTTTGGTCATGCTGTGCTGAATTGAAGAAGAATGCAATACATTTACCGTTTACAGGGAACAGCTTCTGTCTTTCATCATTTACCGTTTAAAGGGAACAGCTTCTGTCTTTCATCATGTCGCCTGTGTTATTCGACCATTCTGGCTCTTGTAGCTCGACCGACTTGCAAGATACCTGCAATACCAACAGGATAAAGACAGATACCACAAGCGAACTAAACAGTCAACGAAAGCAGCGCACAAATTCTTGTATCTGTCAGAGAAGTATACCGATGCGATTACGCTTACACTAACTAAAGGTATAGAATGCGCCTAAGGGACAGTTTTCGGACACAGAGACTACTTTTTGGTCCTCTACTCGAGTGGATTCATGTGAAGCCTGACTGTGAACTAACTAAAGCTTACAAcatgttatttttgtgaaaaccgaCGATTTGCTTTCCCCATGGAGTTAAGACAGggtatagcggccattttgaatttaacataTTTGTAAGTTTAGTACTTCGTTTCTCTGATCTCGAACTTTGCACGGTAACCTCCGCTTTGTATTCTTGATAATGAAAAAATGGTTTAAAATCGCCTTTAGGAAAGTTTCAGTACAAGTTTTAGACTCTGTCTTGATTTCCGTATTGCCATAGTCGTAAAATCCTaagataaaattacaaaaatttctGGTGTCAATCAGAAACTAATACAAAAAGTACCCGCAACATCGGCGTGTAGCACGTGACGAGTCCGTATTTGACGCTCGACACACAGTAATGGTTTTAGAGTTAATAGTAATTGAatagtgtattttgtttttacttgACACTAAAACTCAACGGAAAACTGTCACTCTCATGCAAGAATCCAAGGTCTGTTGTTTTCTAAGAGCGTAATGAATTCTCACGTTATACACGTGCTTCGTGAGCACACAGAGAATCAGAATCGTTAATATTTAGACCGGACTCAAAAGCTtctcacaaacaaacaaacaaacaaacaaataacaaacaaacaaacatgcagaCGGACACACAGATGGACAGAGACATAAAAAAACACTGCTGAGCCATCCAGCATGTTTCAAGACATCGTACATGATTGGACAGTTCAACGAGAATGATGCCAAACTGAACTGACAAAAAGTTCCAGTCGCTGTACCTTAAAGCTAACACATCACCCTTGCCAAGGTCAGAAAATGGATAACCTTTATGTCACATTTTGGAGTTTCCAGCGATTGGGTCCTGAAAGGAAAATCATGAGTTAGTCCACCGAAGGTTAGAGGCTCATACATCGTTTTATCCCGCTCGACTGTACAGTCGTCAAATCAACAGGCAAATGTCACAACCGCTAAGTGATCTTCCCAGGCCTCCTGGCAATTTTTATGGAATGTGGTATTCATATTTCGACAAATTTGATTTGCGTCTGAAGGTAAGGAACAGGCGCAATTTAGTATAGGATGCAATGAATACGTTTTGAATTTTCAGAGCGTTAGATCAAACGGATGTATTCGTGAAATAAAAATACCAGGATGTAGGTCATGTTAGTAGCAGGTCATGGAAATAACAATTTCTTCTAAGAGATTTCACAGGCACGCAGATACCAGATGCATCATCTGTTGTATTTTAAACTTAGAGAGATTTTATTAATGTTACTGAAATCATTTAAGCCAAAGAATCAACGAAGGACACTTCTACACTTTCATGTCTGAAATAGAACTGGTTTTACTCCTTGATGTGTATATATTACTATAAACAGAGCTTTTTGCCATTATATAAAAGTTAACAATTGTAAGAGAAGAATACAAAGTTAATTATTTTAAGGTATGTCCCAACTTTCTTGTCGTAATGTTATAATTGCGCTTTTcatttaataaaatattgacaGAAACTTTAAAAAGTGGCGTCGGCGTCATTTATAAAGAGCACGCATTTTCAGAAATGTCGCACCTGGCACTGGGTTTTACTTTTCTCTTCCAATTGAGGGTCAGAGTTGAAAACAGTCGACATTCTTGAGTTAAAACAGAGTTCAACAGCGTGCTGCTGAACTTGTCTTTGCTAGTGATCAAGAGAAAAGCGATTATTAAACTCTTCGATATCTTGTTGTTATTGACGAGAAGACACTGAAAAGGGTAAAAGTACAACGACATATGTGTTAAAACAAGAATTGTATTCACAGCAGAAGGTTACGCTTGAATGCATACTTAGCAACACAAAGACATTTAAAGATAAGCATTCACTCAACAAAAAACTTTCCCATTTTAAGGCATTTAGcttattattaataaaataccATATTAACTTGCTAAGGACGCAACATTAGTTGAAAATTCGGAAGCACAATTACTTTCCAAATCGACCAGTGTCAATCTTACTATTGGTCCTTTAAGCCTGGTGCCGCAtacgagagaaattagctgagcaaaatttcattcgagGCCAGTAGCATTGAAAACGCAGTCACTTGCGGTTCAATACACGGCTTATGCCGTCCAAATCAAAGGCGTGATGTGAACTGGGTAGTTTTAATAGTTTAGAGTTTATGCTGTGAATTTATGCTATGTTTCGACGTTTTCATACGTAGAGTCTACCTATCAGAACGTAGGAACGTAGTAAACTCTACACTGTAAACTACCCAGTCTACATCACGCCTGTGGTCAAAATATATGACTGAAAGGATAGCTTGGCCTATCTTTCTAATGCGAAAAGCGTCCTTCGCCGTGTCgccgtgtattgaaccacaagcgactgcgTTTTCAATGCTACGGGCCAGGTTACGGCGGTCATTTTGCACTGTCATGTGATATGTCCACACGCGCGCTTTAATGAAAAAGACTGACGTGAGGAAAACCACTTTCTCCGGCGCACACGGTGAGGAATTTGCCTCGCgacgcaaaaaaaatcaaacacgtTGGATATTTTGCTCAGCTACTCGCGAGGACAAAAACTCACGAAAAATCAACCGCACGCGAGTGCAAGTTGAGCAAACAGCCTCGAATGAAATTGTTtagctaatttctctcgtgtgcggcaGGCTTTAGGTATCGTTGATAATTAAAACAAGCGCATGATAAACAAAACTCGCGCTATGTGTTTTCTCCTTATTTCGATTATTTTGCGAAAAATCGCACGAAGCCTACTAGTACATGTACGGTTATGAGAACGTTTACATTGTGCGCATGATATTCGATCACCATTTATAGAATACTGTTTAGAAATGTTTTTTTCCACTCAAAACCTGTCGGAAGGTTTTGATTTTCATTAGTCTATTGAAATCATTTACAGTACTCGTCCGAGTAGAAGCCCCTGCTGGTTTAAGAAGCCCCCGCACTGATTTCtgaggatttttgaaaatcttgtaCATCGGTGTATAATCCCCTACCCTAGTTTAACTCAAAGACGGAAAGGTTAGGAGAGCATAAGCGGTCGTTGCAGTTGGTAAAACTACTTTgcagatcaaagaaactatcaaaagatgttaaaacaatgggacaTGTACATTGAAGCTCCCGTGACAGCATCGTAAAAAAGACACGCTTTTCCAGCACTTTAATGATTCGTGTTTGTGGGAAGTTCAAATCGT harbors:
- the LOC139136917 gene encoding transmembrane protein 163b-like, with the translated sequence MTGSTTSGEKIKLNDLEYDSQRYTGTNYNACACQDEEKLLELSPEEEEKWRKGAVHISIATIALLAVLGVVFVVLSIATNSSAALGLAGDMALDSLTSVVVLWRFYNPDNKDAKAKERRAIYILGAMFIMFGGIILFKSVFALIVKSETTGEGILSIVSGIAAVVMTFLAGVKFAIARKLHSKSILSDAFSSAMGALISYGIVIGTLLSASCDVSNTLIDSVTGIVVAVMLAVWGVGMMFTEARKK